The following are encoded together in the Lathyrus oleraceus cultivar Zhongwan6 chromosome 3, CAAS_Psat_ZW6_1.0, whole genome shotgun sequence genome:
- the LOC127125611 gene encoding probable F-box protein At2g36090, whose product MVCNLSKTEDGGAATISAVHPDIIQTHILTCLDGPSLASTASTCSQLNSLSSYEHLWSNICTSTWPSTNTPRVRNVISTFPNSSRSFFSDSFSTVTAPASNRHRANLEATPEILSAVDLFHRKKLVLSRLVETETESGWFRCSPFRIDILDPKDSVETSMDYPRDDEACKNLEDELSLSWIVIDPRGKRAVNVSSGKPVSVNRHWLTGDVQVRFATVLHGGEKGSAKEATLCSLLVTLGKEMQVRETCFQIEDMDGNQLNGRDSLGILQRALESGRKRLRNGKEGKERYVEFVKKKMERKERKLRRERKLDILCVALAALSVAAFSTLFLS is encoded by the coding sequence ATGGTTTGCAATCTCAGCAAAACTGAAGACGGTGGCGCCGCTACAATCTCCGCCGTGCATCCCGATATTATTCAAACCCACATCCTCACGTGCCTCGACGGTCCCTCACTCGCTTCCACAGCCAGCACGTGCTCTCAGCTTAACTCCCTCTCATCTTACGAGCATTTATGGTCCAATATTTGCACCTCCACGTGGCCTTCCACCAACACGCCACGTGTCCGCAACGTAATCTCCACTTTCCCTAACAGCTCTCGCTCTTTCTTCTCCGATTCTTTCTCAACCGTAACCGCTCCCGCCTCCAACCGCCACCGCGCCAATCTTGAAGCCACGCCAGAAATTCTATCCGCCGTTGACTTATTCCACCGGAAAAAGCTTGTTTTATCTAGATTGGTGGAGACTGAAACCGAGTCGGGGTGGTTTCGGTGTTCTCCGTTTCGGATTGATATTCTCGACCCGAAGGATTCGGTTGAGACGAGTATGGATTATCCGAGAGACGATGAAGCGTGTAAGAATTTAGAAGATGAATTGAGTTTGAGTTGGATTGTGATTGATCCGAGGGGGAAGCGTGCGGTGAACGTGTCGAGTGGGAAGCCGGTGTCGGTGAACCGTCACTGGCTAACCGGCGACGTGCAAGTGAGATTTGCGACGGTGTTACACGGCGGAGAGAAGGGATCAGCGAAAGAAGCGACGCTGTGTAGTTTATTGGTGACGTTGGGGAAGGAAATGCAGGTGAGGGAAACTTGTTTTCAGATTGAGGATATGGATGGGAATCAGTTGAATGGGAGGGATAGTTTGGGGATTTTGCAAAGAGCATTGGAAAGTGGAAGGAAAAGATTGAGGAACGGAAAGGAAGGAAAGGAAAGGTACGTGGAATTTGTGAAGAAGAAAATGGAAAGGAAAGAGAGAAAATTgagaagagagagaaaattggatATTCTCTGTGTTGCACTCGCTGCTTTGTCTGTTGCGGCTTTTTCCACTCTCTTTCTCTCTTGA